A genomic region of Caulobacter vibrioides contains the following coding sequences:
- a CDS encoding putative DNA modification/repair radical SAM protein, which yields MAVLDLRRKLAILSDAAKYDASCASSGAAKRNSLDGKGVGSTEGMGICHAYAPDGRCISLLKILLTNFCIYDCAYCINRVSSNTPRARFTVKEVVDLTLNFYKRNYIEGLFLSSGVIRSGDYTMEEMIRVAKSLRLDHDFRGYIHLKLIPEASPELAAEAGLYADRVSINIELPRDDSLKSLAPEKDPTDIKRAMGRMRLAIDDHAEPARRSGRRAFARSQSTQLIVGADEARDGDILARSANLYGAYRLSRVYYSAFSPIPDASHRLPLVRPPLLREHRLYQADWLMRFYGFAQPEIVEQGDDLDLSVDPKTGWALRHRDRFPIDVQTADKEALLRVPGLGAKAVARVLAARRISRLTLDDLKRVGAVLKRAKPFVVTADWRPGALTDQEDLKAALTAPVQLSLF from the coding sequence ATGGCCGTTCTCGATCTCAGGCGCAAGCTCGCCATTCTTTCCGACGCTGCGAAGTATGACGCCTCCTGCGCGTCGTCAGGGGCGGCGAAGCGCAACTCGCTCGACGGCAAGGGCGTCGGCTCGACCGAAGGCATGGGCATCTGCCACGCCTATGCGCCGGACGGGCGTTGCATCAGCCTGCTCAAGATCCTGCTGACCAACTTCTGCATCTACGACTGCGCCTATTGCATCAATCGGGTGTCGTCGAACACGCCCCGGGCGCGGTTCACGGTGAAGGAGGTCGTCGACCTCACCCTCAACTTCTACAAGCGCAATTATATCGAGGGCCTGTTTCTGTCGTCTGGCGTCATCCGCTCGGGCGACTACACGATGGAAGAGATGATTCGGGTGGCCAAGTCGCTGCGCCTGGACCACGACTTCCGAGGCTACATCCACCTGAAACTCATCCCCGAAGCCTCGCCCGAGTTAGCGGCCGAGGCCGGCCTCTACGCCGACCGGGTCTCGATCAATATCGAGCTGCCGCGCGACGATAGCTTGAAGTCGCTGGCGCCTGAAAAGGACCCCACCGACATCAAGCGGGCGATGGGACGTATGCGCCTGGCGATCGACGACCACGCCGAGCCCGCGCGTCGATCGGGACGGCGCGCCTTCGCTCGCAGCCAATCCACCCAGTTGATCGTTGGCGCCGACGAGGCCAGAGACGGCGATATCCTGGCCCGTAGCGCCAATCTGTACGGGGCCTATCGCCTCAGCCGCGTCTACTATTCCGCCTTCAGCCCGATCCCGGACGCCAGCCATCGGCTTCCGCTGGTGCGCCCTCCGCTCCTGCGGGAGCATCGCCTGTATCAGGCCGACTGGCTGATGCGGTTCTATGGCTTTGCGCAGCCCGAAATCGTCGAACAAGGCGATGACCTGGACCTGTCTGTCGACCCGAAGACTGGCTGGGCGCTGCGACATCGGGATCGGTTTCCCATCGACGTACAGACCGCTGACAAGGAAGCGCTTCTGCGCGTCCCTGGCCTGGGCGCGAAGGCCGTCGCGCGGGTTCTGGCGGCGCGTCGGATCAGCCGGCTCACGCTCGACGACCTGAAGCGGGTTGGCGCGGTTCTGAAGCGCGCCAAGCCCTTCGTGGTGACCGCAGACTGGCGTCCAGGCGCGTTGACCGATCAGGAGGACCTCAAGGCCGCCCTGACCGCTCCCGTGCAGCTGAGCCTGTTCTGA
- a CDS encoding HU family DNA-binding protein encodes MNVSDLVDAAVAADEKLTKTQAKAIIDGVFKSISDAAVKGDEVSIPGFGKFKVQAKPARTGRNPATGATIEIAASKKVAFTPAKQLKDAVNG; translated from the coding sequence ATGAACGTTTCCGATCTGGTCGACGCCGCTGTCGCCGCCGACGAAAAACTGACGAAGACCCAGGCCAAGGCCATCATCGACGGCGTCTTCAAGTCGATCTCCGACGCCGCCGTGAAGGGCGATGAAGTCTCGATCCCGGGCTTCGGCAAGTTCAAGGTCCAGGCCAAGCCGGCCCGCACCGGCCGCAACCCGGCCACGGGCGCGACCATCGAGATCGCCGCCAGCAAGAAGGTCGCCTTCACGCCGGCCAAGCAACTGAAGGACGCCGTCAACGGCTAA
- a CDS encoding helix-turn-helix domain-containing protein, whose translation MNDRPAAEQAHPVDLYVGARLRIRRKMMGLSQTQVADALGITFQQIQKYERGANRISASKLYDAAKLLQAPVSYFFEGLNETDGGVDDGFAQRMTEFVSTPEGLELASLFPRLADRRLRRRVVDLVRAMVDDEAP comes from the coding sequence ATGAACGATCGACCCGCAGCCGAACAGGCCCATCCCGTTGATCTCTATGTGGGGGCCCGGCTGAGAATTCGTCGCAAGATGATGGGTCTCAGCCAGACCCAAGTCGCTGACGCCCTCGGCATCACCTTTCAGCAGATCCAGAAGTACGAGCGCGGCGCCAACCGGATCAGCGCCAGCAAGCTCTACGACGCCGCGAAACTGCTTCAGGCGCCTGTGTCGTACTTCTTCGAAGGTCTCAACGAGACCGACGGTGGTGTGGACGATGGATTCGCCCAGCGCATGACCGAGTTCGTCTCGACGCCGGAAGGCCTCGAGCTGGCCAGTCTTTTCCCGCGCCTCGCCGACCGTCGCCTTCGTCGCCGGGTCGTCGATCTGGTGCGCGCCATGGTGGACGACGAAGCGCCATAG
- a CDS encoding NAD(P)/FAD-dependent oxidoreductase yields MKLRSGARVAVAGAGALGSAVTLRLARLGFEVTVFDPSPPGVNASGVAAGMLAPLSEALFDPASRHHLDLMRRARALWPDFAQALGLMLVRSGVRIEGADAWRREVATRLDALGAPAGALVVEDWRIDARQALEALHEAARQAGAEFRSVAVQGFEPGVVELADGRREAFDALVLATGPGVRHGGIAPETSTLEPIKGQILRLPERDEGETPVVRGEGVYLAPGASLAIGATMEHGRDDLAPDPAATRALRAAAAMLRPDLDLDSAAVDVGVRVTTPDGLPLVGWSQTPGVMLAVGARRNGWLFAPLVADMVAAYLTGDNLGQDATAMYARRFEKP; encoded by the coding sequence ATGAAACTTCGATCGGGCGCGCGCGTCGCCGTGGCGGGAGCCGGGGCCTTGGGATCCGCCGTGACCCTGCGGTTGGCGCGCCTGGGTTTCGAGGTCACGGTCTTTGATCCTTCTCCGCCTGGCGTGAACGCCTCCGGCGTGGCGGCCGGCATGCTGGCGCCGCTGAGTGAGGCGCTCTTCGACCCCGCCTCGCGCCACCACCTGGATCTGATGCGGCGCGCGCGCGCGCTATGGCCAGACTTCGCGCAGGCGCTGGGGCTCATGCTGGTTCGCAGCGGCGTGCGGATCGAAGGCGCGGACGCCTGGCGACGCGAGGTTGCGACGCGCCTGGACGCCTTGGGAGCGCCGGCCGGCGCCCTCGTCGTCGAGGATTGGCGGATCGATGCTCGGCAGGCGCTGGAAGCGCTGCACGAGGCCGCTCGCCAGGCGGGGGCCGAATTCCGATCCGTCGCCGTGCAGGGATTCGAGCCTGGCGTTGTCGAACTGGCGGATGGCCGCCGCGAAGCGTTCGACGCCCTGGTGCTGGCCACGGGTCCTGGAGTCCGCCACGGCGGCATCGCGCCGGAGACGAGCACCTTGGAGCCCATTAAGGGGCAAATCCTGCGTTTGCCCGAACGGGACGAGGGGGAAACGCCCGTCGTTCGAGGCGAGGGCGTCTATCTCGCACCCGGCGCCTCGCTCGCCATCGGCGCAACGATGGAGCATGGGCGCGATGATCTTGCGCCAGACCCGGCGGCGACCCGCGCGCTGCGCGCCGCTGCGGCGATGCTCCGGCCAGACCTCGATCTGGATAGCGCCGCGGTTGACGTCGGGGTCCGGGTGACCACGCCAGACGGACTGCCTCTGGTTGGCTGGAGCCAAACGCCTGGGGTGATGCTTGCTGTGGGTGCGCGTCGCAACGGCTGGCTGTTCGCGCCGCTTGTGGCCGACATGGTCGCAGCGTATCTGACGGGTG